In Podospora pseudocomata strain CBS 415.72m chromosome 4, whole genome shotgun sequence, the genomic stretch gggagggaaggCCGAGGGAGGCGAAGTCGAGGTgggcgcctcctccgccgtcgtCGCTGGAGAGGTCGGAGTCGGCGTCGGAGATGTcgtggggggaagggggtgggtgggagggtttgggggggaggattgtGATGGGCATTTTCTTGTGAGTGAGACCTCGGGGGTCTGATATTGAGGTGGGTTGAGATGAAACTTCGATTTTTGGAAGGATTGATGAAATTGATACGGTGGCGGTTTGAAGGGTATCTCTAGACTCTCAAACGTCGAAATTATTTTGCTGTTGTAAAGTTGGGTTGTGAACTAAATGAGATGAGTGTTTTCTACTTCCTCACATCTCAAAAGTGATGTGAAGCTCGAGCCTCCAAAATTCAGTTTCCACACTTCCGTTTCCCGAACGGTAGATAGCCAAGCAATTCCCCACCCCCGGATTTTCTCCGTTTTTGATTCTAGCTTTTCTGCAGCTTTTCTTGCCTGCCGCCGCAAGTCCCGCTAATGCTTTCCCGCCCTCGCTTCCCGTTCGTGACCCGAATCCGTCATCTCATCCCGTCACTGATCACAAGCAGCTTCCTTGATTGATCGATTGATTGATCATGACCTCTTCTTTCCTGCTGTAGCTCATGAGGCGACCGCCCTGAACCGTCCCCAGCTTCACATGGCTGGGACACTGCCGGATATTACATGTTTTctactacaacaacaactgcaAAGCCAACACCGATTATGACTCTGCTGCTACGAGGGCCCTGTCGCCTGCTCGCCCCCCACAAACATGCGACATGCCATCCCCGCGCAGGGGCAGTCtgcacatcaccaccatcgtcaCGGTTCATAGCTCTACCACAACGCCGAAAtgcctcgtcttcttccaccgACAATAAtgcgcaacagcagcccccctccccctctcctgccCCGCGACGAACTCGCCCGAAAACagccctcttcttccccggtCAGGGCGTCCAAAAGGTCGGCATGCTCGCCCCTTGGCTCGAAgccttccccaccaccgccgcgccGATAGTCGAAGAAATAGACCACATTGTCGGGTATAGACTCTCGGACGTGATCGCCAATGGCCCGTCCAaagacctcaacctcacccccaacgCCCAGCCCGCCATCATGGCGACCTCGATCCTGATACTGCGTATCCTAGAAAAGGAATTCGGGTTCAAGGTGGATGAACGAGTGGATTTCACACTGGGACATTCCCTGGGGGAGTTTGCGGCACTGGTGTCGTCTGGCTACATTGAATTCGAAGACTCGCTGCACATGGTGCAGAAACGGGCCGAGGCCATGGCGGATGCGACGAGgaaggcagaggaggagtacGGAGGGGAGTATGGCATGGTGGCTATTGTTTCCGAGCCGCCGCACATGCAGCAGTTGATAGCTGCGATCGAGGAGTTTGTTGGGTATGGGAgcgagggggggaagagcgAGAGTGCGGAGAACAGGTCGCCGATCGAGCAGGTGCTTATTGCGAATGTAAATTCCAAGAACCAGATTGTGCTGTCGGGGAATATTGAACGGATCAAGACGCTGGTGGCGCATGTGAGGCAGTTTTTGGGGCACGATCCTAGGGCTGTGAGGCTGAAGAGTGATAGTCCTTTTCATAGCCCGATTATGAAGCCTGCTGTGGGGGTTATGCATAGGATTTTGAACGGGAGGAGTCGTcgggtgaaggggagggagggagaggataTTGTTAGCTGGCCGGGGCTGGTGCCGTGTGTGAGTAATGTGACCGCGAGGGTGTTTGGGAGTAGGGAAGAAGTAAAGGATTTGCTGGCGAGGCAGTGTTTGGAGACTGTCCAGTGGTGGGGGAGCATCAAGTATTTGGatcaggaggagaaggtgaggagaTGGGTGGGGATTGGGCCGGGGAAGGTTGGGAGGAACTTAGTGGGCAAGGAGGTGGGGATGAGAGGGAAGGATGCGGtcaaggggggtggtgtgtggGCTATTACTGATCCGAgcgagattgaggaggtgttgagggggttggaggagacggagaatttggtggacgaggaggcccAGTGATTTTTACGGGAGAGAGTATTATTATACCACTTGCGTATGGATATGGACATGGAAGTGGTTTGGTTTGACATGTTCAACAGCGAGCAGCGGGCGGCGGTTTGGCGTTTGGGTTAtttgggggtttgatgtGCCCACCTAGGATACAAACTGTAATTGGTTACCCATTTATTTTTTACTCTTTACTCACGTCACAGGGGTAATTGTCTGTGGCATATGTTGGATGCTATGTCTATGATAACTGGATGTGTAAGTGAAGGCTATGGGCCGCCCCAAAACGGTGACCCACCAGTGCGGTACCTAGACTAGACTAAACCCCTGCGGCCCAAACAGCTGGCGTTAGCGGGGGGGAGCTTTGACCGCTGACATGCGCCTCCTTTCCAGCGCCCGTCCATCGAGGTTCTCTTTTTAAACCATACCACCACCCTAAAGGTAAATCCTCAGCACAAGATGTcgaccaccctcccctcaatTGCCTGCTTGGGCGTAATAGGTCGAAACGtatgtctctctctctctctttcttttctttcttc encodes the following:
- the MCT1 gene encoding [acyl-carrier-protein] S-malonyltransferase (EggNog:ENOG503P0FC; COG:I), which translates into the protein MTLLLRGPCRLLAPHKHATCHPRAGAVCTSPPSSRFIALPQRRNASSSSTDNNAQQQPPSPSPAPRRTRPKTALFFPGQGVQKVGMLAPWLEAFPTTAAPIVEEIDHIVGYRLSDVIANGPSKDLNLTPNAQPAIMATSILILRILEKEFGFKVDERVDFTLGHSLGEFAALVSSGYIEFEDSLHMVQKRAEAMADATRKAEEEYGGEYGMVAIVSEPPHMQQLIAAIEEFVGYGSEGGKSESAENRSPIEQVLIANVNSKNQIVLSGNIERIKTLVAHVRQFLGHDPRAVRLKSDSPFHSPIMKPAVGVMHRILNGRSRRVKGREGEDIVSWPGLVPCVSNVTARVFGSREEVKDLLARQCLETVQWWGSIKYLDQEEKVRRWVGIGPGKVGRNLVGKEVGMRGKDAVKGGGVWAITDPSEIEEVLRGLEETENLVDEEAQ